A stretch of the Pseudomonadota bacterium genome encodes the following:
- a CDS encoding prepilin-type N-terminal cleavage/methylation domain-containing protein — protein sequence MKHDRPQGFTLIELLIAMAVMAFGILGFTFLNGRAIQNRGFSRDLNRAVLVAERMAEHLMYLDYNNHLLADDNSDAAATAYPTGSAGDTGNIAGLDYVVHSSPDGLQWYRVEQENQRYYVRWQITTGNSLVVGSPNDDIKLILIFAAFEKKDPKTGNLSLGGYNRDPGKIEPTIITFKMDPES from the coding sequence ATGAAGCATGACCGGCCCCAGGGCTTTACCCTGATCGAATTGCTGATCGCCATGGCGGTGATGGCCTTCGGCATTCTCGGGTTTACGTTTTTAAACGGTCGGGCGATTCAGAATCGTGGTTTTTCCCGGGATTTGAACCGGGCGGTCCTGGTCGCTGAGCGGATGGCGGAACATCTGATGTATCTGGACTACAACAACCACCTTCTGGCGGACGACAACAGCGACGCCGCGGCGACCGCTTATCCGACCGGCAGTGCCGGCGACACCGGAAACATCGCCGGCCTGGACTACGTCGTGCACAGCAGCCCCGACGGTTTGCAATGGTACCGGGTCGAACAGGAAAATCAACGCTATTATGTGCGTTGGCAGATTACTACCGGAAACAGCCTGGTTGTCGGCTCGCCGAATGACGACATCAAACTGATTCTAATTTTCGCGGCTTTCGAGAAAAAGGATCCCAAAACCGGCAACCTCAGCCTGGGCGGTTACAACCGCGACCCCGGCAAGATCGAACCGACCATCATAACCTTCAAAATGGACCCGGAATCATGA
- a CDS encoding prepilin-type N-terminal cleavage/methylation domain-containing protein, whose product MALIKNSNNCRGFTLVELMVVLVILGIVSIGAMTSITGQNKVYHSEEDLIDMQMNARIAMERICNLLRMAGANCKDSFGNQLTSGHLATYDNSPPIYDDGSDNDELNAMFVIDNQTSPIPDQLTLAGAVRYAGKITAISATQITLDTADHKLGGTAAKSYIAISPSHNNVYRTISAAAGNLLTLTSSLDPQEVSEISNAINCIDPLTGTPKPIDVMVYQVQAFTIRLVNNSLRIDDHVSASSTQLDVAENIQDLQFQYGIDTGSDGLIDSWVDDPADISRIRAVRVFLLARTGKIDKEYIDRRTYDLAGVTVGPFTGTDAGNLDTHRSVHRYLLETTITIRNLNL is encoded by the coding sequence ATGGCGCTGATAAAAAACTCTAACAATTGCCGGGGCTTCACCCTGGTTGAATTGATGGTGGTCCTGGTCATTCTCGGCATTGTCTCGATCGGCGCCATGACCAGCATTACCGGCCAGAATAAGGTCTACCACAGCGAGGAGGATCTCATTGACATGCAGATGAACGCCCGCATAGCCATGGAGCGGATCTGCAACCTGCTGCGCATGGCCGGGGCCAACTGCAAAGACAGTTTCGGCAACCAGCTGACCTCCGGTCATCTGGCGACCTATGACAACAGTCCCCCCATCTATGATGACGGTAGTGACAACGACGAGCTTAACGCGATGTTCGTCATTGACAACCAGACGTCTCCAATCCCGGACCAGCTGACCCTGGCCGGAGCCGTCAGATACGCGGGCAAGATCACCGCGATCTCCGCCACCCAGATAACCCTCGATACCGCCGACCACAAGCTTGGGGGCACCGCCGCCAAGAGCTACATTGCCATTTCTCCCAGCCACAACAACGTGTACCGAACCATCTCGGCCGCGGCCGGCAACCTTTTGACCCTGACCAGCAGTCTCGACCCCCAGGAAGTCAGCGAAATCAGCAACGCCATCAACTGCATCGATCCTCTCACCGGCACCCCGAAACCGATAGATGTCATGGTCTACCAAGTACAGGCCTTCACCATTCGGCTGGTCAATAACAGTCTGAGAATCGACGACCATGTTTCCGCCAGCAGCACGCAACTGGATGTCGCCGAAAACATTCAGGATCTGCAGTTCCAATACGGCATCGATACCGGCAGCGACGGCCTGATCGACAGTTGGGTCGACGATCCGGCCGACATTTCCCGGATTCGGGCGGTGCGGGTTTTTCTTCTCGCCCGGACGGGAAAAATCGACAAAGAATACATTGACCGAAGAACTTATGATCTGGCCGGAGTCACGGTCGGCCCTTTTACCGGCACCGACGCGGGGAATCTCGATACGCATAGAAGCGTGCATCGCTACCTCCTCGAAACGACCATCACGATCCGCAACCTTAACCTGTAG